The Gorilla gorilla gorilla isolate KB3781 chromosome 23, NHGRI_mGorGor1-v2.1_pri, whole genome shotgun sequence genomic interval CTTCTCAAATTCCAAATGATGCTTCACGTGATTCATAAACTTAACATTTTTTAGAACTTTCACGCAGCTGAGGCATTTAAAGGTGGTGTGAGTCTTCTGTTCCGGCTGCCCTTCTCCTTTATGCTGTCCATAGTAAAAGTCACTAAGTAACACAATGGGATTTTGTTTCTTGGGATCAAAGGTCTTGTTTTGACTTGTTAGACTCAAAATGTCTGTTTTTGCCAATTCATTTTCCCTATCAAGATTTGTATTTATAGGCTTGAAATGGATATTGTCCTTTGGAAAAGCTGCTGGAAAAGGTGCTCCATTCTGAACATGGCTTAATGAGGTATGAACATTGTTTGAGGGTGTACTTTGCTGAGTATTCATTGTATGAAAGGTATCTGAAGGGGACGAAGCTGAAGAATTTCCTTCTATAATTCCATCCCTGAGTTTAGCCCTTTTGGGATTTATGCTGTTTACTTCGAAAGTGGAAAGTTGCTTTGATACACGAGGACTTTCATTTATACCTCCTACTGAAAGTGCTGTACTTACTGGATGATGCAATGAACCTGTGAATGTAATCAAAGGAGAAGGTAATTCTGAAAAGTTATTAGGCACAACTTGTGGTGAACTATTTCTATAATCAGGTTTAGACAAAGGCTCAATAATAATAGGACTATCTGTTGATCTCGATTCAAGTTGGGAAGCTGGCAGGACGGTCACTGCTTCTGATGTAAGGGTCTCATGACTTTTAGGCTGCAATTTGCGAGCAGTATCTTTTCTAAGGTGACCATACTTTTTTCTCCTTGACCATGAACCCGGGGTGACTCTGTTCAAAATGTTTGAAACAACTGGTTTTGAATTTGAAGTCACCCCAACAAAGATTAGCTCAGCATCTTCATTTACATGTTCCACACCAACAAAGATGAGCTCAGCATCTTCGTCATCTACTTGTTTGGTTTCTTGTATGTTCTTCTGTGGTTCaggctctttctcttcctcacatGATTgttccattttctaatttttttattcttgaatGGTGGGGCCACAAGTCCCAATGCTTCCTTTATATAAACTGCCACCTAAGTACAAACATACATCAGTAAGTACAGGAAAATGCATTACCTTATTTAATTTTCCTccaaaacattgtttttataaaCCACTATTTTACCGACAAGGACACTGAGACTGAAAGAGGATAAATAACAGCTTAAAACCTATGATAAAAGATCAGGTTCCTATGAATCTAGAATCATAACTTTGCTGTACTGATTGTGCtctatgccatttaaaaaaaaaaaaagcctaccagCAGCTAATCACTAGGCAAAATTATATGGAAAAGACACATTTTTACGACGGCATCATTGTGCAGTGTTTAGAAACATGGGCTTTGGAGTTGAAGAGTAAGCTGGAATCCTTAGTCTGCCACACACCAGATGCTTCCTCTTTAGcaagttttttacttttaaatgtattttgctATCTTAAAGGCAAAAATTCTTATTTCTTAGACTTACAGTAATAGCTGGTTTTTTAAAAGCACCACCTATTCAATGGCAGCTTGATTTGTAGTGGAATTGGAAGAAAATTACAATAAGTGTACATATCTCAATTGATTCATATATAGTAATCTCATAAACATTAATATAGAAAAGAGGTATTAAATTTATAGTTAGAGTACCTACACATAACCAACAAACAGCATAGCACAATGTCAATTGCCAGGCAGATAATCTCATCCCAACTCATGGCCTTAATTATAATCCATTCAGTAATGCCTCCTAAATTTTTCCCTCCAGTTCTGACTTACCCACTGAACTTAAACACAACAGTGCTTCCTCCTCAATCTCTTCTCCACATAGCAAGCAGATTGATTGTGTTAAACAAAGTCAGACTGTATCATTGTTCagctcaaaaccctccaatggctTTCTGATTAACTGAGAGTAAAAGACCAAGTATTACCAATGCCTAGAAGACTACACTACCAACCCCACATACTGCTCCTGCAGTTATCTCATACTACTCCCCACTATCCACTTCACTGTAGCCACACTAACCTccttgctatttattttaattttttaaattaaattttatttttttgagatggagtcccgctctatcacccaggtatatatttcagctcactgcaatctccaccttccaggttcaagtgattcttgtgcctcagcctcctgagtagctgggactacaggcatgcaccaccacacccagctaatttttgtattttcagtagagatcgggtttcaccacgttgaccacgctggtcttgaattccttatCTCAGGTGATgcacgtgccttggcctcccaaagtgctaggattataggcgtgagcaactgcacctggccctccctGCTATTTCTTGAACATACTAAGCTCTTTTCCTTGCTCAAAGCCCTTGTTCCTTCCAATATGAATGATCATTTGGGTATCTGCATGGCTAGCTCCTCACTGCCCTTAGGGCTCTATTCCAAGCATCCCTCTCGGTGAGGTTCTCAAATATTCCAACCAACCTCTAACCCACATTCCTaatctcttttcccttttctttca includes:
- the ZNF280B gene encoding zinc finger protein 280B, which gives rise to MEQSCEEEKEPEPQKNIQETKQVDDEDAELIFVGVEHVNEDAELIFVGVTSNSKPVVSNILNRVTPGSWSRRKKYGHLRKDTARKLQPKSHETLTSEAVTVLPASQLESRSTDSPIIIEPLSKPDYRNSSPQVVPNNFSELPSPLITFTGSLHHPVSTALSVGGINESPRVSKQLSTFEVNSINPKRAKLRDGIIEGNSSASSPSDTFHTMNTQQSTPSNNVHTSLSHVQNGAPFPAAFPKDNIHFKPINTNLDRENELAKTDILSLTSQNKTFDPKKQNPIVLLSDFYYGQHKGEGQPEQKTHTTFKCLSCVKVLKNVKFMNHVKHHLEFEKQRNDSWENHTTCQHCHRQFPTPFQLQCHIENVHTAQEPSAVCKICELSFETDQVLLQHMKDHHKPGEMPYVCQVCHYRSSVFADVETHFRTCHENTKNLLCPFCLKIFKTATPYMCHYRGHWGKSAHQCSKCRLQFLTFKEKMEHKTQCHQMFKKPKQLEGLPPETKVTIQVSLEPLQPGSVDVASITVSTSDSEPSLPRSKSKISKKSH